In Streptomyces dangxiongensis, one DNA window encodes the following:
- a CDS encoding 3-dehydroquinate synthase family protein, with the protein MTEQVPVRFGDRSYEVHIGPGVRSALPAVIEKLAARRVAVVSARPAAWVPDTGVETLLLPARDGEPDKTLATVEALCAAFVRFGLTRSDAVVSVGGGTTTDVVGLAAALYHRGIPVVHLPTSLLAQVDASVGGKTAVNLPEGKNLVGAYWQPAAVLCDTDYLTTLPARELRNGLGEIARCHFIGAPDLHGLPLAEQIAASVTLKAGIVSADERDTGPRHLLNYGHTLGHALEVATGFALRHGEAVAVGTVFAGRLAGVLGRITSDRVREHQEVVAAYGLPTALPDTTDPGTLIGLMRRDKKARAGLTFVLDGPAGAELVADVPEPAVAEALARMERAPLDRLLAVAPAYGAGTETAVT; encoded by the coding sequence GTGACAGAACAAGTCCCGGTGCGTTTCGGCGACCGGTCCTACGAGGTGCACATCGGCCCCGGGGTGCGCTCCGCGCTGCCCGCGGTCATCGAGAAGCTGGCCGCCCGGCGCGTGGCGGTGGTCTCGGCGCGGCCCGCCGCATGGGTGCCCGACACCGGCGTGGAAACCCTGCTGCTGCCCGCCCGGGACGGTGAACCGGACAAGACCCTCGCCACCGTCGAGGCCCTGTGCGCCGCGTTCGTCCGGTTCGGGCTGACCCGCTCCGACGCCGTCGTCTCCGTCGGCGGCGGCACCACCACCGACGTCGTCGGCCTGGCCGCCGCGCTCTACCACCGGGGCATACCGGTCGTCCACCTGCCGACCAGCCTGCTCGCCCAGGTCGACGCCAGCGTCGGCGGCAAGACCGCCGTCAACCTGCCCGAGGGAAAGAACCTGGTCGGCGCCTACTGGCAGCCCGCCGCCGTCCTGTGCGACACCGACTACCTGACCACCCTGCCGGCCCGCGAACTGCGCAACGGGCTGGGTGAGATCGCCCGCTGCCACTTCATCGGGGCCCCGGACCTGCACGGACTGCCGCTCGCCGAGCAGATAGCGGCCAGTGTGACCCTGAAGGCCGGCATCGTCTCCGCCGACGAACGCGACACCGGGCCGCGGCACCTGCTCAACTACGGCCACACCCTCGGCCACGCCCTGGAAGTGGCCACCGGTTTCGCCCTGCGGCACGGCGAGGCCGTCGCCGTCGGCACCGTCTTCGCCGGCCGGCTCGCCGGCGTCCTCGGCCGGATCACCTCCGACCGGGTCCGGGAACACCAGGAGGTGGTCGCCGCGTACGGCCTGCCCACCGCACTGCCGGACACGACCGACCCCGGCACACTGATCGGATTGATGCGCCGGGACAAGAAGGCCCGCGCCGGCCTGACCTTCGTCCTCGACGGCCCGGCCGGCGCCGAACTCGTCGCCGACGTGCCCGAGCCGGCCGTCGCCGAGGCCCTCGCCCGGATGGAACGCGCCCCCCTCGACCGGCTCCTCGCCGTCGCCCCGGCCTACGGCGCGGGAACGGAGACGGCGGTGACATGA
- a CDS encoding NAD(P)/FAD-dependent oxidoreductase, with protein MGNNSADVVVIGGGPAGAISAYVLAKQGHSVVLLEREESPRFHIGESLLPYMMGLFDRIGIREAVEAGGYVPKFGGEFIDPTEKKFFSGVFRADFGLQGDGRYDQAYQVQRARFDSMLVQEAGKAGAEVRLGATVGELLMDGDRMTGVRYTKNGEDHEVRSRYVIDASGRAGRIAHKFGLRKTLEKLRMVAVFRHYEGLDEQHNLGVEGDIQVGAHGDGWVWAIPLSKDVISVGTVMPRDVFRASTPQKVFEEHLARVPRITARLTGTRPVMDLQVETDYCYHADTVNGPGWLMVGDAGCFGDPMFSGGVLVASATAVRAAETLGEALRNPQDADRLIDEYANFFKTGYDTYIRLIHAFYDGELVAVAADAGRTTDRETLERYLIRLIGGDFWSEHNAVAQEMRRRTEWDTFTPFQRVFGCPSYPHLDEQDRKERAESRIRRVTAGQ; from the coding sequence ATGGGGAACAACTCGGCCGACGTGGTCGTCATCGGCGGCGGACCGGCCGGCGCGATCAGCGCCTACGTGCTGGCCAAGCAGGGACACTCCGTCGTGCTCCTGGAGCGCGAGGAGTCCCCGCGCTTCCACATCGGCGAATCGCTACTGCCGTACATGATGGGCCTGTTCGACCGGATCGGCATCCGGGAAGCCGTCGAGGCCGGCGGCTACGTCCCCAAGTTCGGCGGTGAGTTCATCGACCCGACCGAGAAGAAGTTCTTCTCCGGCGTGTTCCGCGCCGACTTCGGCCTGCAGGGCGACGGCCGCTACGACCAGGCGTACCAGGTCCAACGGGCCCGTTTCGACAGCATGCTGGTCCAGGAGGCCGGCAAGGCCGGCGCCGAGGTCCGCCTCGGCGCCACCGTCGGCGAACTGCTGATGGACGGCGACCGCATGACCGGCGTCCGCTACACCAAGAACGGCGAGGATCACGAGGTCCGCTCCCGGTACGTCATCGACGCCAGCGGACGCGCCGGCCGCATCGCCCACAAGTTCGGGCTGCGCAAGACGCTGGAGAAACTCCGCATGGTCGCGGTGTTCCGGCACTACGAGGGCCTCGACGAGCAGCACAACCTCGGCGTCGAGGGAGACATCCAGGTCGGCGCGCACGGCGACGGCTGGGTGTGGGCCATACCGCTGTCGAAGGACGTCATCAGCGTCGGCACCGTCATGCCCCGCGACGTCTTCCGCGCCTCGACCCCGCAGAAGGTGTTCGAGGAGCACCTCGCCCGGGTCCCGCGCATCACCGCCCGGCTGACCGGCACCCGCCCGGTCATGGACCTGCAGGTCGAGACCGACTACTGCTACCACGCCGACACCGTCAACGGCCCCGGCTGGCTGATGGTCGGCGACGCCGGCTGCTTCGGCGACCCCATGTTCTCCGGCGGTGTCCTCGTCGCCTCGGCCACCGCCGTCCGCGCCGCCGAGACCCTCGGCGAGGCCCTGCGCAACCCGCAGGACGCCGACCGGCTGATCGACGAGTACGCCAACTTCTTCAAGACCGGCTACGACACCTACATCCGGCTCATCCACGCCTTCTACGACGGTGAACTCGTCGCGGTCGCCGCCGATGCCGGCCGCACCACCGACCGGGAGACACTGGAGCGCTATCTGATCCGGCTCATCGGCGGCGACTTCTGGAGCGAGCACAACGCGGTCGCCCAGGAGATGCGCCGGCGGACCGAATGGGACACCTTCACGCCGTTCCAGCGGGTCTTCGGCTGCCCGTCCTACCCGCACCTGGACGAGCAGGACCGCAAGGAGCGCGCCGAGTCCCGCATCCGCCGGGTGACCGCCGGCCAGTAA
- a CDS encoding arylamine N-acetyltransferase family protein, giving the protein MFDVDAYLRRLGRPGQRPRPDLDTLRTLHKQHLMTLPYNVAGQGFADGVHLVDVDEDEVFRTGVLEGLGGTCFQLNRLFFRLLSELGYEVTLLAASTAEGRENFGTEIEHMFIRAVVEGQEWLVDVGYPGPSYLEPLRVSDQVQTQYGCQYRLVGADDGAIAVQRRGRVTRWGTVYTFRPRARQWHDWKELEDRARAHHATASQDDGQGILCGRTFHNGQAVLKGRRYLVVRDGRERVRTVVDDTEHRRLVTALLTGDLDPGDLA; this is encoded by the coding sequence ATGTTCGACGTGGATGCCTACCTCCGCCGCCTCGGCCGGCCCGGACAGCGCCCGAGGCCGGACCTCGACACCCTGCGCACCCTGCACAAACAGCACCTGATGACCCTGCCGTACAACGTCGCCGGACAGGGCTTCGCCGACGGCGTGCACCTCGTGGACGTGGACGAGGACGAGGTGTTCCGCACCGGTGTCCTGGAGGGCCTGGGCGGCACCTGCTTCCAGCTCAACCGGCTCTTCTTCCGGCTCCTGTCCGAACTGGGCTACGAGGTCACCCTGCTGGCCGCGAGCACCGCCGAGGGCCGGGAGAACTTCGGCACCGAGATCGAGCACATGTTCATCCGGGCCGTCGTCGAGGGCCAGGAGTGGCTCGTCGACGTCGGCTACCCCGGACCGTCGTACCTCGAACCGCTGCGCGTCAGCGACCAGGTGCAGACCCAGTACGGCTGCCAGTACCGGCTCGTCGGCGCCGACGACGGCGCCATCGCCGTGCAGCGGCGCGGACGCGTGACCCGGTGGGGCACCGTCTACACGTTCCGGCCGCGGGCCCGCCAGTGGCACGACTGGAAGGAGCTGGAGGACCGGGCCCGCGCCCACCACGCCACCGCCTCCCAGGACGACGGCCAGGGCATCCTGTGCGGCCGGACGTTCCACAACGGCCAGGCCGTGCTCAAGGGCCGCCGCTACCTCGTCGTCCGGGACGGACGCGAACGCGTCCGCACCGTCGTCGACGACACCGAACACCGCAGGCTCGTCACCGCCCTGCTCACCGGCGACCTCGACCCCGGCGACCTCGCATGA
- a CDS encoding beta-ketoacyl reductase codes for MDGLMSVRRAAGFPARSLAWGLWEQTTGMAARTDELTRGRLSRRGGVLALAPEEGMELFDAALGSDRTLLVPARLDLRGLRADATAGTAVPPLLRGLVRAGRQAARAAVSGDERRRLAERLAGLPAEERTGTLLELVRTQVAVVLGYAATHQVDADQGLFEIGFDSLTALELRNRLGELTGTKLGAGLVFDHPTPAMIVAQLAERLYGDDAPGPVALSV; via the coding sequence ATGGACGGGCTCATGTCGGTACGCCGGGCGGCCGGGTTCCCGGCGCGGTCGCTGGCCTGGGGCCTGTGGGAGCAGACCACCGGCATGGCCGCCCGCACCGACGAACTCACCCGAGGCCGGCTCAGCCGCCGCGGCGGCGTCCTCGCCCTCGCCCCCGAGGAGGGCATGGAGCTGTTCGACGCGGCGCTGGGCAGCGACCGGACCCTGCTCGTGCCGGCCAGGCTGGACCTACGGGGCCTGCGCGCCGACGCCACCGCCGGCACGGCCGTACCGCCCCTGCTGCGCGGGCTCGTCCGCGCCGGCCGGCAGGCGGCGCGGGCCGCCGTCAGCGGGGACGAGCGGCGCCGGCTCGCCGAACGCCTCGCCGGACTGCCGGCTGAGGAGCGGACCGGGACGCTGCTGGAGCTGGTGCGCACCCAGGTGGCCGTCGTCCTCGGCTACGCCGCCACCCACCAGGTCGACGCCGACCAGGGTCTGTTCGAGATCGGCTTCGACTCGCTCACCGCCCTCGAACTGCGCAACCGGCTAGGCGAGCTGACCGGGACCAAGCTCGGCGCGGGCCTCGTCTTCGACCATCCGACCCCCGCGATGATCGTCGCCCAGCTGGCCGAGCGCCTGTACGGCGACGACGCACCCGGGCCCGTGGCCCTCTCCGTCTGA